In the Chitinophagales bacterium genome, one interval contains:
- the rpsH gene encoding 30S ribosomal protein S8: protein MVLDPIADFLTRIRNAQAANHRMVDIPASNLKKRLTEILYEQGYILKYKFEEGNGGQGVIKIALKYDNATKTPVIKSLKRFSTPGLRQYRSSSDLPKVLNGLGIAIVSTSHGVMTDKEARLKGVGGEVLCEIF from the coding sequence ATGGTTCTCGATCCAATTGCAGATTTTTTAACACGCATTCGTAATGCGCAAGCGGCCAATCACCGCATGGTTGATATTCCTGCTTCAAATTTAAAGAAAAGATTAACTGAAATTTTATATGAGCAAGGTTATATCTTAAAATATAAATTTGAAGAAGGCAATGGCGGACAAGGCGTTATTAAAATAGCTTTAAAGTATGATAACGCTACCAAAACTCCGGTAATAAAAAGTTTAAAACGCTTTTCAACTCCGGGTCTTCGTCAATATCGCAGCTCTTCGGATTTGCCGAAAGTATTAAATGGCTTAGGAATTGCCATTGTGAGCACTTCGCACGGAGTAATGACCGATAAGGAAGCCCGCCTAAAAGGTGTAGGTGGTGAGGTATTGTGCGAAATATTCTAA
- the rplF gene encoding 50S ribosomal protein L6, whose product MSRVGKSPIQLPKSVSVEVGSNNVVKVKGPKGELARQFDLDISVKIEDGTLEVTRPTDQKRHKALHGTYRALLNNMVKGVSEGFKKEMEMVGVGYRAEVTKQVLTLQVGYSHPVVLLLPVEITASAKQEKGQNPIITLESYDNELLGLVVAKIRSVRKPEPYKGKGIKFVGEVLRRKAGKSASKK is encoded by the coding sequence ATGTCTCGTGTAGGAAAATCACCAATTCAGCTTCCCAAAAGTGTAAGCGTAGAAGTTGGTTCAAATAATGTAGTAAAAGTTAAAGGTCCTAAAGGTGAATTAGCACGCCAATTCGATTTAGATATTAGTGTAAAAATCGAAGATGGAACATTGGAAGTAACTCGTCCAACAGATCAGAAACGCCATAAAGCATTGCATGGAACTTACCGTGCATTGTTGAATAATATGGTAAAAGGTGTTAGCGAAGGCTTTAAAAAAGAAATGGAAATGGTGGGCGTAGGTTACCGTGCAGAGGTTACCAAGCAAGTACTTACTTTGCAAGTTGGTTACTCGCACCCTGTGGTATTATTACTACCAGTAGAAATTACAGCCAGCGCCAAACAAGAGAAAGGACAAAACCCAATTATTACGCTTGAAAGTTACGATAATGAATTGTTGGGCTTAGTAGTTGCCAAAATTCGTTCGGTACGTAAGCCTGAGCCTTACAAAGGAAAAGGTATTAAGTTCGTAGGCGAAGTATTAAGAAGAAAAGCTGGTAAGAGCGCTTCTAAGAAATAA
- a CDS encoding sodium-translocating pyrophosphatase, whose amino-acid sequence MEQVIYILPLFGVIALAYMAFLSSWVTKQDAGDSKMSNIANNIADGAMAFLKAEYRILAIYVVIAGVGLGVLSQVEKVAVHSHILIVASFVVGCVFSALAGFIGMRIATKANVRTTQAAKTSLAKALKVSFGGGTVMGLGVAGLAVLGLSVLFVVFYHMFADAQYNYDNMTRVLEVLTGFSFGAESIALFARVGGGIYTKAADVGADLVGKVEAGIPEDDPRNPATIADNVGDNVGDVAGMGADLFGSYVATVLASMVLGNYLIKENPGLTDEFGGIGAILLPVAIAGIGIVASIVGSWLVNVKDDGQASTDKVQGALNLGNWSSIAIALVASFFLINAMLPESINMTLSGVATTIARINVFYAVCVGMVVGAVISFITEHYTGLGKGPVVAIVQKSATGAATNIIAGLGTGMLSTAYPVILFAGAIWASYELAGFYGVGIAAAAMMANTAMQLAIDAFGPIADNAGGIAEMSELPKEVREKTDVLDSVGNTTAAIGKGFAIASAALTALALFAAYVNITGIPGINIFNAKVLAALFIGGMIPVVFSALAMNSVGKAAMDMVNEVRRQFREIPGILEGTGQPEYGKCVEISTQAALREMIAPGVITIVTPIAVGLIMGAEALGAYMAGVTVSGVLWAIFQNNAGGAWDNAKKSFEKGIEIEVNGKKEVFYKKSEPHKAAVVGDTVGDPFKDTSGPSMNILIKLSSLVGLTIAPLIAVKSDVHSSKAVEPARQEVQAAKQETANTVNYTAFVK is encoded by the coding sequence ATGGAGCAAGTAATTTACATTCTTCCACTCTTTGGCGTAATAGCCCTTGCCTATATGGCGTTTCTTTCGAGTTGGGTAACAAAACAAGATGCCGGAGACAGCAAAATGAGCAATATCGCTAATAACATAGCTGACGGTGCCATGGCGTTTTTGAAAGCAGAATATAGAATTTTAGCAATTTATGTGGTAATTGCAGGCGTTGGTTTGGGTGTGTTATCGCAAGTTGAAAAAGTTGCTGTACACTCACATATTTTAATAGTAGCATCATTTGTGGTAGGTTGTGTGTTTTCTGCACTTGCGGGTTTTATTGGAATGCGAATTGCAACCAAGGCAAATGTAAGAACTACCCAAGCTGCAAAAACTTCCTTAGCAAAGGCTTTGAAAGTTTCTTTCGGTGGTGGTACTGTAATGGGTTTAGGCGTTGCAGGATTAGCTGTATTAGGCTTGAGCGTATTGTTTGTGGTGTTTTATCACATGTTTGCCGATGCACAGTATAACTATGATAATATGACCAGAGTATTGGAAGTATTAACTGGTTTCTCATTTGGTGCAGAATCAATTGCATTGTTTGCGCGTGTAGGAGGGGGAATTTATACAAAGGCTGCCGATGTGGGAGCTGATTTAGTAGGTAAAGTAGAAGCAGGTATTCCGGAAGACGATCCACGTAATCCGGCTACTATTGCCGATAATGTGGGCGATAATGTGGGCGATGTTGCCGGCATGGGTGCCGACCTTTTTGGCTCGTATGTTGCCACCGTTTTAGCCTCAATGGTTTTGGGTAATTATTTAATTAAAGAGAACCCGGGTTTAACCGATGAATTTGGTGGTATTGGTGCAATTCTTCTTCCAGTTGCAATTGCAGGTATTGGCATTGTAGCCTCAATTGTGGGTAGTTGGTTGGTAAATGTAAAAGACGATGGGCAGGCTTCAACAGATAAAGTACAAGGAGCTTTAAACTTAGGAAACTGGAGTTCTATTGCCATTGCATTGGTTGCTTCGTTCTTTTTAATCAATGCTATGTTGCCAGAGTCAATAAACATGACGTTGAGCGGAGTAGCAACTACAATTGCCCGCATCAATGTATTTTATGCGGTTTGCGTGGGGATGGTTGTAGGTGCTGTTATTTCTTTTATCACAGAACATTATACTGGCCTTGGAAAAGGTCCAGTGGTAGCAATTGTGCAAAAATCTGCAACTGGTGCAGCTACTAATATTATTGCAGGTTTAGGAACAGGGATGCTTTCAACAGCTTATCCGGTAATACTTTTTGCCGGAGCAATTTGGGCTTCGTATGAATTGGCCGGTTTTTATGGTGTGGGTATTGCAGCGGCTGCTATGATGGCCAATACAGCCATGCAATTAGCCATTGACGCGTTTGGCCCAATTGCCGATAATGCCGGAGGTATTGCAGAAATGAGTGAGTTGCCGAAAGAAGTTCGTGAGAAAACAGATGTGTTGGATTCTGTAGGAAATACTACCGCAGCTATAGGAAAAGGTTTTGCAATTGCTTCTGCAGCTTTAACAGCATTGGCTCTATTTGCAGCTTATGTAAACATTACAGGCATTCCCGGCATCAATATCTTTAATGCTAAAGTATTGGCTGCACTATTTATTGGAGGTATGATTCCGGTAGTGTTTTCTGCACTTGCTATGAATAGTGTGGGCAAAGCAGCTATGGATATGGTGAACGAGGTTCGCAGGCAGTTTCGTGAAATCCCAGGGATCTTAGAAGGTACAGGACAGCCGGAGTATGGCAAGTGTGTTGAAATTTCAACACAGGCTGCTTTACGCGAAATGATTGCTCCTGGCGTAATTACTATTGTTACTCCAATAGCGGTAGGTTTAATTATGGGAGCAGAAGCATTGGGCGCATACATGGCAGGTGTTACCGTGAGTGGTGTATTGTGGGCAATTTTCCAGAATAATGCAGGTGGTGCGTGGGATAATGCAAAGAAATCTTTCGAAAAAGGAATTGAAATTGAAGTGAATGGAAAGAAAGAAGTATTTTACAAAAAATCTGAGCCACACAAAGCAGCAGTAGTGGGAGATACCGTTGGAGATCCATTTAAAGACACTTCCGGTCCATC
- the rplR gene encoding 50S ribosomal protein L18: protein MAFNKEARRAKIARGIRGKISGTAERPRLSVFRSNKEVYAQLIDDIAGTTLASASSRDKAFAKTGTKIEQSKAVGLALATKAKEQGITVVVFDRNGYLYHGRVKSLAEGAREGGLQF, encoded by the coding sequence ATGGCATTCAATAAAGAAGCAAGAAGAGCAAAAATAGCCAGAGGTATTCGCGGAAAAATAAGTGGCACAGCAGAACGCCCACGTTTGAGCGTTTTTAGAAGCAATAAAGAAGTGTATGCCCAATTGATAGATGATATTGCTGGTACAACGTTGGCATCAGCATCGAGCCGCGATAAGGCATTTGCTAAAACCGGAACTAAGATTGAACAAAGTAAGGCCGTGGGTTTGGCTTTGGCAACAAAAGCAAAAGAGCAAGGAATTACAGTTGTTGTTTTTGACCGTAATGGTTATCTATATCACGGAAGAGTAAAATCTTTAGCAGAAGGAGCTCGCGAAGGTGGGTTGCAATTTTAG